One window of Elaeis guineensis isolate ETL-2024a chromosome 11, EG11, whole genome shotgun sequence genomic DNA carries:
- the LOC105036197 gene encoding gibberellin 20-oxidase-like protein, translated as MMHESHQTSMQLPTLDISQPLLPSMLSPLSEACREWGFFHITNHGIPRDLYNRLHALSNQVFNIPLDTKLRIGPSSIINTYTPHFIASPFFESLRVSGPNYFASAKGSGDLIFEPPNVEFCNILQEYGDKMVHLSKRIMVIVLKCLGDGFETKYYESEFSACHGYLRINNYTPPDDSSLEEVEGLGMHTDMSCITILYQDMIGGLQVRSKEREWMDIMPSEGTLVVNIGDLLQAWSNGCLRSSEHRVILKQPVNRFSLAFFWCFEDEKMVSAPEDVVGEAKRRIYKPFICRDYIKFRENSVEGRFDKVQYTVDNFAAAENADSKEAVFI; from the exons ATGATGCACGAATCCCACCAAACTTCTATGCAACTCCCTACCCTGGACATCTCTCAACCCTTGCTACCATCcatgctctcccccctctccgaAGCATGCAGGGAATGGGGCTTCTTCCACATCACCAACCATGGCATCCCCAGAGACCTCTATAACAGACTCCACGCGCTCTCCAACCAAGTCTTCAACATCCCTTTAGATACCAAACTTAGAATAGGACCCTCGTCCATCATCAACACTTATACTCCTCATTTCATAGCTTCCCCTTTCTTTGAAAGCCTCCGAGTTTCTGGTCCAAATTACTTTGCCTCAGCGAAGGGGTCGGGTGATCTCATCTTTGAACCGCCTAATGTTGAATTCTG CAATATACTGCAAGAATATGGGGACAAGATGGTCCATTTATCGAAGAGAATAATGGTGATTGTCTTGAAGTGTTTAGGTGATGGCTTCGAAACCAAGTACTATGAATCTGAATTCAGTGCATGTCATGGATATTTAAGGATAAACAACTACACACCACCTGATGACAGCAGCTTAGAAGAGGTCGAAGGGCTCGGGATGCACACAGACATGAGCTGCATAACAATTTTATATCAAGACATGATTGGTGGACTTCAAGTAAGATCGAAAGAAAGGGAATGGATGGACATAATGCCCAGTGAGGGGACGCTGGTGGTGAACATTGGAGACCTGTTGCAAGCTTGGAGCAATGGGTGTCTAAGATCATCGGAGCATCGTGTCATTTTGAAGCAGCCTGTCAACCGCTTTTCTCTGGCCTTCTTTTGGTGCTTCGAGGATGAGAAGATGGTATCAGCACCTGAAGATGTGGTGGGGGAAGCGAAGAGAAGGATCTACAAACCATTCATTTGCCGAGATTATATTAAATTTCGGGAAAACAGTGTAGAAGGGAGGTTCGATAAGGTCCAGTACACAGTGGACAACTTCGCCGCAGCCGAAAACGCAGATTCTAAAGAGGCCGTGTTCATATGA